One Kaistella polysaccharea DNA segment encodes these proteins:
- a CDS encoding TonB-dependent receptor, whose amino-acid sequence MIKKLSLISLFTLLPASFYFAQTTVFAYVKDANGSPVESAEIDLQGSGNDVKADKIGYFQFVDLKSGHYQIVITKPNFETKVMEFDISEEKRKDLGVVTLYSSLTGADQGLAIIESSGDEENASQGTTVGLLQSSQDVFSRIAAYDLGAYWFRPRGIDGRSGETMMNGVSMVKADNGNVDFSNWGGLNEITRYPEIAANHAPSEYAFGGASSVIYKNTNASEYRKGFQATYSITNRNYRNRASLRYTSGMNKNGWAFTAMGARRWAQEGIQEGTFYDAYGAFLGVEKKFSDSHSISLSAFAAPYRRSTASPSTQEVYDYRGVHYNSYWGWQDGKKRSERVKAGFQPIFQLQDFWKINSKSSLRTAISYQFGTDKSARLDWQNVPNPSPQYYRYLPSYYDSLDPNASVPVTGGQTGTTAQQAYADALIGWQSGDPMYTQINWDALYRRNTSQAAGEYFGATGKRALYFQVNDVSDDKIFNAGTHYTYNFTDTSRLLLNISYQNYKSELYREVKDLLGADFALNRDPFAATNQPGKSGQYNEGEADVVKREGDKINYDYTFRRQEVKVNPGFKFQTGAFDVFVSGLAGYSTSSREGLFKHYLYEDSFGKSADYDFWNFGLKGQIVYKVNGRNFLVYNGAYFSQAPFLEDLFINPRVNSSVAPNIRNAVVNANDLSYVVNSPFFKMRLTGFLVDTDNDTNVQRFFADGIQFQTTGADGTIGNVQSAFVTQVMSNVSKRNMGGELGIDVKITPTLSAQGLASYGQYTYRNDPNVYFASDAAGTFENGNSYLDLGKAYLKNYRQGGTPQQGYSLGLRYNSPKYWWLGANWNYLDDNFLDPSALLRTERFVQNPVTGTPYAGLTEADLRRVLQPTKLPSAFFFNANAGKSWRFGSYYVLLTASVNNIFDNTRYITGGFEQTRRVTFPGYVEENNREFPLFGPKYWYTQGRSYFINLQFRF is encoded by the coding sequence ATGATTAAAAAATTATCTTTAATCTCCTTATTTACCTTACTGCCAGCTTCTTTTTACTTTGCCCAAACTACGGTTTTCGCTTATGTAAAAGATGCAAACGGAAGTCCTGTGGAAAGTGCGGAGATTGACCTGCAAGGTTCGGGTAATGATGTGAAAGCTGATAAAATTGGATACTTCCAGTTTGTCGACCTCAAATCAGGACATTACCAAATCGTTATCACCAAACCTAATTTCGAGACCAAAGTAATGGAGTTCGATATTAGTGAAGAGAAAAGAAAGGATTTGGGCGTTGTGACATTATACTCCAGCTTAACAGGTGCCGATCAAGGTCTCGCCATTATTGAAAGTAGTGGTGACGAAGAAAACGCAAGTCAGGGCACTACCGTGGGATTACTGCAATCTTCTCAGGATGTTTTCAGCAGAATCGCCGCTTATGATTTAGGAGCCTACTGGTTCCGTCCGCGGGGAATTGATGGCAGATCCGGTGAAACCATGATGAATGGTGTTTCTATGGTGAAAGCCGACAATGGGAATGTAGACTTTAGCAATTGGGGCGGTCTTAATGAGATAACACGTTATCCCGAAATCGCAGCTAATCATGCGCCATCTGAATATGCTTTCGGCGGTGCAAGTTCCGTAATTTATAAAAATACAAATGCCAGCGAATACCGAAAAGGTTTTCAGGCAACCTATTCAATAACCAATAGAAACTACCGAAATAGAGCTTCCCTCCGATATACATCTGGAATGAATAAAAACGGTTGGGCATTCACTGCAATGGGAGCTAGAAGATGGGCACAGGAAGGTATTCAGGAAGGAACTTTTTATGATGCTTATGGTGCATTCTTAGGAGTAGAGAAAAAATTCAGTGATTCTCATTCAATCAGTTTAAGTGCTTTTGCTGCACCATACAGACGGTCTACTGCCAGCCCAAGTACGCAGGAAGTATACGATTATCGCGGTGTGCATTATAATTCATATTGGGGATGGCAAGATGGCAAAAAACGAAGTGAACGGGTGAAAGCAGGTTTCCAACCTATTTTCCAGCTTCAGGATTTCTGGAAGATCAACAGCAAATCAAGCTTGCGCACAGCAATTTCTTATCAATTTGGAACAGATAAAAGTGCCCGTTTAGATTGGCAAAATGTGCCAAATCCGTCACCACAATATTACCGATACTTACCAAGCTACTACGACTCATTAGATCCAAATGCTTCTGTTCCAGTTACGGGCGGCCAAACGGGAACTACAGCGCAGCAGGCTTACGCTGATGCTTTGATTGGATGGCAAAGTGGTGATCCGATGTATACTCAAATAAACTGGGATGCTTTGTACAGAAGAAATACGAGTCAGGCAGCTGGCGAATATTTTGGAGCTACAGGAAAACGTGCTCTTTATTTCCAGGTGAATGATGTGAGCGATGACAAAATTTTCAATGCTGGAACTCATTATACCTATAATTTCACCGATACGTCACGTTTGCTTTTGAATATTTCTTATCAGAATTATAAATCAGAATTATACCGGGAAGTAAAAGATCTTCTGGGTGCTGATTTTGCCTTAAACAGAGATCCTTTTGCTGCCACCAATCAACCGGGGAAAAGCGGTCAATACAACGAAGGTGAAGCTGATGTGGTGAAGAGAGAAGGCGATAAAATAAACTATGATTACACCTTCCGAAGACAGGAAGTAAAAGTAAATCCTGGATTTAAATTTCAGACTGGCGCGTTCGACGTTTTTGTTTCCGGATTAGCTGGTTATTCCACTTCTTCCAGAGAGGGATTATTTAAACATTATTTATATGAGGATTCTTTCGGTAAAAGTGCAGATTATGATTTTTGGAATTTTGGTCTGAAAGGTCAAATCGTTTATAAAGTAAACGGTAGAAACTTTCTCGTTTATAACGGCGCATATTTTTCACAAGCTCCTTTCTTAGAGGATTTATTCATTAACCCAAGGGTTAACAGTTCTGTCGCACCCAATATTCGTAACGCGGTTGTTAATGCGAATGATTTAAGTTATGTAGTGAACAGCCCGTTCTTTAAAATGAGACTTACAGGATTTTTAGTGGATACTGATAATGATACCAATGTTCAACGATTTTTTGCTGATGGTATTCAATTTCAAACGACGGGTGCAGATGGAACCATTGGGAATGTACAAAGTGCCTTCGTTACTCAGGTTATGTCTAATGTTTCAAAAAGAAATATGGGCGGTGAATTAGGAATTGATGTTAAAATAACGCCTACTTTATCTGCACAGGGTTTAGCCAGTTACGGTCAGTATACCTACAGAAATGATCCGAATGTTTACTTTGCGTCAGATGCCGCGGGAACTTTCGAAAATGGAAACTCTTATCTGGATTTAGGAAAAGCTTATCTTAAAAATTACAGACAAGGTGGAACTCCACAGCAAGGGTATTCTCTAGGATTAAGATATAATTCACCAAAATACTGGTGGTTAGGTGCAAACTGGAATTATCTGGATGATAATTTCCTGGATCCTTCTGCACTTTTAAGAACAGAAAGATTTGTACAAAACCCAGTTACAGGAACCCCTTATGCAGGTTTAACTGAAGCGGATTTAAGAAGAGTTCTTCAACCAACAAAACTTCCGTCCGCATTTTTCTTTAATGCCAATGCCGGGAAATCCTGGAGGTTTGGAAGTTACTATGTGTTACTCACCGCTTCTGTAAATAATATCTTTGATAATACACGATATATTACCGGAGGATTCGAACAAACAAGAAGAGTTACTTTCCCAGGATATGTTGAGGAAAATAACAGAGAATTCCCGCTGTTCGGTCCAAAATACTGGTACACCCAAGGAAGATCTTATTTCATTAACCTTCAATTTAGATTTTAA
- a CDS encoding DUF5689 domain-containing protein has product MNIKRYFKTAFVIALSAFTVSSCVNKDEWDTPPINCTNKFDAPTISLAAFKAMAPATGFILIEKDMIFDGYIISSDENGNFYKSISFQDKPENPTAGLQMEVDRASNYADFPVGTHVRINAKGLRLGLDRGTVKIGSVDPTFAIGRIPGTLFSRYISAVCNGNQIDIATIKPTELPNLSTAMQEKYINTLVKVPNVQFGIADLYPVNKAYIDYVAGAGVDTDRTIEDNVGGTAVLRNSGFASFGSTLLPKGSGSLTFVVSRYNQNYQMLIRGLNDVNITTGTRFDPTPAKGGSAISYPTTLAETFDSFSGNLLEDFAPYINDPVLGNRYWQLRSFSNNNYIQLSANAGRGAFETFFIVPVTFTPGQKITFDVNIGFYTGDALKVYTSTDYVPKGDITAATLTDITSAFTIPKTPTSGYGTFVNAGDYTVPSTLSGKGYIMFKYVGNGSGVTTTIQLDNIEMK; this is encoded by the coding sequence ATGAATATTAAAAGATATTTTAAAACCGCTTTTGTAATTGCTTTATCTGCATTTACAGTAAGCTCTTGTGTAAATAAGGATGAATGGGATACGCCGCCGATTAACTGTACTAATAAGTTTGATGCGCCAACTATTTCGCTTGCCGCTTTCAAAGCCATGGCTCCTGCAACAGGTTTTATCCTGATTGAAAAAGACATGATTTTCGATGGTTACATTATTTCTTCTGATGAAAATGGAAACTTCTATAAATCCATCTCCTTCCAGGATAAACCGGAGAATCCAACTGCGGGACTTCAAATGGAAGTAGACAGAGCAAGCAACTACGCTGATTTTCCCGTGGGAACGCATGTTAGAATTAATGCGAAAGGATTAAGATTAGGGTTAGATCGTGGTACTGTGAAAATTGGTTCTGTAGATCCCACTTTTGCAATCGGTAGAATTCCGGGAACTTTGTTCTCCAGATATATCTCTGCGGTTTGTAATGGTAATCAAATCGATATTGCAACCATTAAACCTACAGAATTACCGAATCTTTCTACAGCAATGCAAGAAAAATATATCAATACTTTGGTGAAGGTTCCGAACGTACAATTTGGTATTGCAGATCTTTATCCCGTGAACAAGGCATATATAGACTATGTTGCAGGTGCAGGTGTAGATACCGACCGTACGATTGAAGATAACGTTGGTGGAACTGCAGTTCTCAGAAATTCTGGTTTCGCATCTTTCGGTTCAACTCTTTTACCAAAAGGAAGTGGAAGTTTAACATTCGTAGTGAGCAGATACAACCAAAACTATCAGATGTTGATTCGTGGTTTAAACGATGTGAATATTACGACAGGAACTAGATTTGATCCAACTCCAGCGAAAGGTGGATCGGCAATTTCGTACCCAACTACATTGGCTGAAACTTTTGATAGCTTCTCTGGTAATCTCTTAGAAGATTTCGCTCCTTATATTAATGATCCGGTTTTAGGAAACAGATATTGGCAGCTAAGAAGCTTCAGTAATAACAACTATATCCAGTTGAGTGCAAATGCCGGACGCGGAGCCTTCGAAACCTTCTTCATCGTCCCAGTAACCTTTACGCCAGGACAAAAAATTACTTTCGATGTGAATATTGGTTTTTATACTGGAGATGCGCTGAAAGTATATACTTCAACGGATTATGTGCCGAAAGGCGATATTACAGCAGCAACTTTAACCGACATAACTTCCGCCTTTACGATTCCTAAAACACCTACGTCAGGTTACGGAACATTTGTAAATGCTGGTGATTATACAGTTCCTTCTACGTTATCTGGAAAAGGATACATAATGTTTAAATATGTTGGAAACGGATCTGGAGTAACAACTACGATTCAGTTAGATAATATTGAAATGAAGTAA
- a CDS encoding RrF2 family transcriptional regulator, producing MLSKTCEYALRAMIYIAQQSWDGTTVNIKEVSEKINSPEIFIGKILQNLSRQGFLQSAKGRYGGFFISQEHASISLADIITAIDGDKIFHGCGLGLAFCSETNPCPIHNTYKEARDQLYDIYSKTTLSQFRNQHNTEKLQLRRG from the coding sequence ATGTTGTCAAAAACCTGCGAATATGCCTTAAGAGCGATGATTTATATCGCGCAGCAGTCTTGGGATGGTACGACGGTTAATATCAAAGAAGTTTCGGAGAAGATTAACTCACCAGAAATTTTTATTGGTAAAATTCTCCAGAATTTGAGCAGACAGGGATTTTTGCAATCAGCGAAAGGGAGATACGGCGGTTTTTTTATTTCTCAGGAACATGCAAGCATATCTCTCGCTGATATAATTACCGCGATTGATGGCGATAAAATATTTCACGGCTGCGGACTTGGTCTGGCTTTTTGCTCAGAAACCAATCCGTGTCCCATTCACAACACTTATAAAGAAGCCAGAGATCAACTTTATGATATTTACAGCAAGACCACTTTAAGCCAATTTCGAAACCAGCATAACACTGAAAAACTTCAGCTCAGACGCGGTTAA
- a CDS encoding DUF2249 domain-containing protein, whose translation MATLETLDVTQIEPKLKHPTIFKYFDALQPGEEFVIENDHDPKPLYYELIGERGDIFTWEYLQKGPEWFIVKISKNPIEEQREVERLNVTAIEPKFKHPTIFKYFDALQPGESFIIENDHDPKPLYYELIAERGDIFTWEYLTKGPEVFEVQIAKKPTNETGEAVVGRISNKDIKKAEMLKEKGVQFNCNIEKYNLADDPNAGKVTKKTTYDADKWELDFLIDYIVNTHHQYIKDHAENLNDLAIKVAEHHGDSHPELNRLSTLMYHFLQDLVDNTAREEEVLFPVIKQIIAKKRNAETEITYKIGSLEEPINLLKKDHEIAAADLSFFRTLTNNYTLPADACSSYQYLFQKIREFETDLQTHVQLENNILFPKAILLDAELAKLN comes from the coding sequence ATGGCAACACTAGAAACTTTGGATGTCACCCAGATCGAACCAAAACTGAAACATCCAACTATATTTAAATATTTTGATGCGCTTCAGCCCGGCGAAGAATTCGTTATCGAAAATGATCACGATCCAAAACCTTTATACTATGAATTAATAGGAGAAAGAGGCGATATTTTTACATGGGAATACCTTCAAAAAGGACCGGAATGGTTTATTGTAAAAATCAGTAAAAATCCTATAGAGGAGCAAAGAGAAGTGGAACGATTAAATGTAACTGCCATTGAGCCGAAGTTTAAACATCCAACAATTTTTAAATATTTTGATGCTTTACAACCGGGTGAAAGTTTTATTATCGAAAATGACCACGATCCAAAACCATTATACTACGAACTGATTGCCGAAAGAGGGGATATTTTCACGTGGGAATATCTCACAAAAGGTCCGGAAGTATTTGAAGTACAAATCGCTAAAAAACCAACTAATGAAACTGGTGAAGCAGTTGTAGGTAGGATCTCTAATAAAGATATTAAGAAAGCAGAAATGTTGAAAGAAAAAGGTGTTCAATTTAATTGCAACATCGAAAAGTACAATTTAGCAGACGATCCAAATGCGGGTAAAGTCACAAAAAAGACGACTTATGATGCTGATAAATGGGAACTTGATTTTCTGATTGATTATATTGTAAATACGCATCACCAATATATTAAAGATCACGCAGAGAATTTGAATGACTTGGCCATAAAAGTAGCCGAACATCACGGGGACAGTCATCCAGAATTGAATAGGCTTTCGACTTTAATGTATCATTTTTTACAAGATTTGGTAGATAATACCGCAAGAGAAGAAGAAGTACTATTTCCCGTTATTAAACAGATTATAGCGAAGAAAAGAAATGCTGAAACAGAAATCACTTATAAAATAGGCTCCTTGGAAGAACCGATTAATCTGCTCAAAAAAGACCACGAGATTGCCGCGGCAGATTTGTCATTCTTCAGAACATTAACCAATAATTATACGCTCCCGGCAGACGCGTGCAGTTCTTATCAATATCTTTTCCAGAAGATTAGAGAATTTGAAACCGATTTGCAAACGCACGTACAGTTAGAAAATAATATTCTCTTTCCGAAAGCAATTCTTTTGGATGCAGAATTGGCAAAATTGAATTAA
- a CDS encoding DUF2249 domain-containing protein, which translates to MEMITAKTKISELIKFNSKSVDAIASLAKPLEKLKNPILRKIMASRVTIAEAAKMGGTTVEEFKRVLSPLGFTFENETSNTAESVVETKPDWLLNADPSRIDQYDVRPIIDNGADPLKEILHRFKEVEPGKILCIINNFVPTPLIHLLKQEKAEATFVETVSEKEFRTYFLKKEKEYSHSAVTAEEKLLMDNEESFTATCKRFPPENTKTIDVRELEMPGPMQLILTELEELPAGNALFINHKRIPVYLLEELADKNYEVHIRNIQEGDVKMLIFKK; encoded by the coding sequence ATGGAAATGATAACGGCCAAAACGAAAATTTCAGAATTGATTAAATTTAATTCGAAAAGCGTAGATGCTATTGCTTCTTTGGCAAAACCCTTGGAGAAACTTAAAAACCCCATTTTAAGAAAAATAATGGCTTCTCGAGTCACTATTGCAGAAGCTGCAAAAATGGGTGGCACAACAGTAGAGGAATTCAAACGGGTTTTAAGTCCGCTTGGATTTACTTTTGAAAATGAAACTTCAAATACAGCAGAATCTGTAGTTGAAACGAAACCAGATTGGTTGTTGAATGCCGATCCCAGTAGAATTGATCAATATGATGTACGTCCCATTATCGATAACGGCGCCGATCCCTTGAAGGAAATTCTCCATCGTTTTAAAGAGGTAGAACCAGGAAAAATTCTCTGTATTATTAATAATTTTGTTCCAACACCTTTAATTCATCTTCTTAAACAGGAAAAAGCGGAAGCTACTTTTGTTGAAACCGTCAGCGAGAAAGAATTTCGAACCTATTTTCTTAAAAAAGAAAAAGAGTATTCTCATTCTGCAGTAACAGCAGAAGAGAAATTGCTCATGGATAATGAGGAAAGTTTTACGGCGACATGCAAACGCTTTCCGCCTGAAAATACAAAAACAATTGATGTACGCGAACTGGAAATGCCTGGACCGATGCAGCTTATTCTCACAGAACTTGAAGAATTGCCAGCGGGAAATGCACTATTCATTAACCATAAAAGAATTCCGGTTTATCTGCTGGAAGAACTGGCGGATAAGAATTATGAAGTTCATATACGAAACATTCAGGAAGGTGATGTTAAAATGCTCATATTCAAAAAATAA
- a CDS encoding metal-sulfur cluster assembly factor translates to MILDPTDENYQKISQAEFALYEVIDPELMVNIMDLGLVYDIDFKDGNKILVTMTLTTPHCPMGEAIQMGVTNALEKEFPDYEVEIDLTFEPAWNYDMVSSEGMQQLQNR, encoded by the coding sequence ATGATACTAGATCCGACCGACGAAAATTACCAGAAAATCAGCCAAGCCGAATTTGCGCTGTACGAAGTCATAGATCCCGAACTCATGGTAAATATCATGGATTTAGGATTGGTATACGATATCGATTTTAAAGACGGAAATAAGATTTTGGTTACGATGACCCTTACAACGCCTCATTGCCCGATGGGTGAAGCAATACAAATGGGAGTCACGAATGCTTTGGAAAAAGAATTTCCGGATTACGAAGTAGAAATTGATCTTACTTTCGAACCTGCCTGGAATTATGATATGGTTTCCTCCGAAGGAATGCAGCAGCTTCAAAATAGATAA
- a CDS encoding DUF6702 family protein: MKKFLFSILIFASMLMMSFAMAEFYSSMTKVDYVEGSKTLKFTTKMNTAHISDAIKINPNTAGFEAEVKKYVNNNFDLYVNGGARTLTFTGSQVNGESVWVYFEANGVADISTIRIKNTILLGTFPKQFNLVNIAYKGSQKTMNFQRGKEVNEVSF; the protein is encoded by the coding sequence ATGAAAAAATTTTTATTCAGTATATTAATTTTTGCATCGATGCTGATGATGAGTTTTGCGATGGCAGAATTTTACTCCTCGATGACAAAAGTAGATTATGTAGAAGGAAGCAAGACACTGAAGTTTACAACTAAAATGAATACTGCACATATATCAGACGCTATTAAAATCAATCCAAATACGGCAGGTTTCGAAGCAGAAGTGAAGAAATACGTAAACAATAATTTCGATTTATATGTTAATGGAGGTGCTAGAACACTCACTTTTACAGGCAGCCAGGTTAATGGCGAATCAGTTTGGGTATATTTTGAAGCAAACGGCGTTGCAGATATCAGTACGATAAGAATTAAAAATACAATCTTACTCGGCACTTTCCCAAAACAGTTTAATCTTGTAAATATCGCTTATAAAGGCAGTCAGAAAACAATGAATTTCCAAAGGGGAAAAGAAGTTAATGAGGTCAGCTTTTAA
- a CDS encoding LOG family protein: MSKIKRGKGTTKLASGDLLEIDQKIQNSFKEKTWDEKVTKDSWMIFKVMSEFVDGYEKMAKIGPCVSIFGSARLQPGDHYYELATEIAEKITDIGFGIITGGGPGIMEAGNRGARNGGGKSIGLNIDLPFEQHFNPYIDKGLSIDFDYFFVRKVMFVKYSQGFIVMPGGFGTLDELMEAITLIQTNKIGRFPIVLVGTKFWAGLLSWFKETLLENGMISEENLNLYRVVDTADEAVSHIKAFYDKYSVNVNF; encoded by the coding sequence ATGAGCAAAATAAAACGAGGCAAGGGAACTACAAAGTTAGCGAGTGGTGATCTCCTGGAAATCGATCAGAAAATACAGAATTCATTTAAAGAAAAAACCTGGGATGAAAAGGTAACGAAAGACAGCTGGATGATTTTTAAAGTCATGTCGGAATTTGTTGATGGTTACGAAAAGATGGCCAAAATAGGACCTTGCGTTTCTATTTTCGGATCGGCACGCCTTCAACCTGGCGATCATTATTATGAACTCGCTACAGAAATTGCGGAAAAAATAACAGACATCGGTTTTGGAATTATCACAGGTGGAGGTCCGGGAATCATGGAAGCTGGAAATCGTGGCGCTAGAAACGGTGGCGGAAAATCAATTGGCCTTAATATCGATTTGCCCTTTGAACAGCATTTTAATCCTTACATTGACAAAGGTTTGAGCATCGATTTCGATTATTTCTTTGTGAGAAAAGTAATGTTTGTAAAATATTCTCAAGGTTTTATCGTGATGCCAGGAGGTTTTGGAACGTTAGATGAATTGATGGAAGCTATCACCTTAATTCAAACCAATAAAATTGGACGCTTTCCCATCGTTTTGGTGGGAACTAAATTTTGGGCGGGATTGCTCAGCTGGTTCAAAGAAACTTTATTAGAAAACGGCATGATTTCGGAAGAGAATTTAAACCTCTACCGTGTGGTAGATACGGCTGACGAAGCGGTAAGCCATATTAAAGCTTTCTACGATAAATACTCGGTCAACGTTAATTTTTAG
- a CDS encoding nucleotidyltransferase family protein — protein MKALIFAAGKGTRLKPFTDHHPKALALVNGIPLMERNIRYLQSYGITDFVINIHHFGDQIRDFLRKNNNFNATIKLSDEKDQLLETGGGLLFAQRFLEQGDDFLIMNADILTDLDLNLFIKYHQEKKDFATLAVSDRKSSRKLLFNSDMILKGWLNVESGEQRLAEFNKGFKPLAFSGIHCINPQIFSKIKRRGKFSIMEEYLDLMMTESIFGYEHSAHIVDVGKPESIAAAEKIFK, from the coding sequence ATGAAAGCACTTATTTTTGCTGCAGGCAAAGGGACTCGCTTGAAACCTTTTACCGATCATCATCCGAAAGCGTTGGCGCTTGTAAACGGAATTCCTTTAATGGAAAGGAATATCAGATATTTGCAGAGTTATGGGATTACTGATTTTGTGATCAACATTCACCATTTTGGAGATCAAATTAGGGATTTCTTACGCAAGAATAATAATTTCAATGCTACCATAAAACTTTCAGATGAAAAAGATCAATTGCTGGAAACCGGCGGCGGTTTGCTTTTTGCACAACGCTTTCTGGAACAAGGCGACGATTTCCTCATCATGAATGCAGATATTTTAACAGATTTAGACTTGAATTTATTTATAAAATACCATCAGGAAAAAAAAGATTTCGCTACTTTAGCAGTATCAGATCGGAAAAGCTCGAGGAAACTCCTCTTCAATTCTGATATGATCTTGAAAGGTTGGCTTAACGTAGAAAGCGGTGAGCAGCGCCTGGCAGAATTTAACAAAGGTTTCAAACCCTTGGCTTTTAGCGGTATACACTGTATTAATCCTCAGATTTTCAGCAAAATAAAACGACGCGGAAAATTTTCTATTATGGAGGAATATCTGGATTTAATGATGACGGAATCTATTTTCGGTTATGAGCATTCTGCCCATATCGTTGATGTCGGGAAACCAGAATCGATCGCGGCAGCAGAAAAAATATTTAAGTAA
- a CDS encoding RapZ C-terminal domain-containing protein, translated as MSLKIEIHSFSYKKGGIPKDHSGNGGGFAFDCRGILNPGRIEEYKVQTGCDIGVQEFLETKTDMPNFLESVKSIISITIENYLSRGFENLQINFGCTGGQHRSVYAAEKTAAFIREKYPQATVFLNHDEQPQLNSPS; from the coding sequence ATGAGTTTAAAAATAGAAATACACAGTTTTTCCTATAAAAAAGGTGGAATACCAAAAGATCATTCCGGAAATGGAGGCGGATTTGCCTTTGATTGCCGTGGCATTTTAAATCCTGGTCGTATCGAAGAATATAAAGTCCAAACGGGGTGCGACATTGGTGTACAAGAATTTTTAGAAACTAAAACGGACATGCCAAATTTTCTAGAATCTGTAAAAAGTATTATCTCCATTACTATTGAAAATTATCTCTCCCGAGGTTTTGAAAATTTACAAATTAACTTTGGGTGTACCGGTGGACAACACCGCTCGGTGTACGCTGCAGAAAAAACCGCAGCATTTATTCGGGAAAAATACCCGCAGGCAACCGTTTTTCTAAATCATGATGAGCAACCACAATTGAATTCTCCTTCATGA
- a CDS encoding aminoglycoside phosphotransferase family protein produces MTTKEAQFFLEDFIGSTSQEFCILEQSGSSRRNYVGQIENQKYIVTYNENLSENESFFYFSTVFANLELQTPKILKISEDRKLYIQEFVGQNTLSEIIANEGQTDRVEKLVKKALRQLAELQKKTENLIDYSKTFEYTEYDELAITNDLFYFKSFIADVLEIPYHKSTLLNEFKNLTDKIENLGPHGIMIRDFQSRNIMVNEKNEVFFIDYQSAMKGPLMYDVISFLFQAKADFSSDFKNKMLEYYYSLWEDIDKSVQLKESVPLIQIIRFMQVLGAYGFRGLIQRKEHFLKSLEQGILNLQNFCNSWEEIQQYPELHQLIQNLSSLETKRKIDAILSKS; encoded by the coding sequence ATGACGACCAAAGAAGCTCAGTTTTTTCTCGAAGACTTTATCGGCTCCACTTCCCAGGAATTTTGCATTTTAGAACAAAGTGGTTCATCCAGACGCAATTACGTTGGGCAAATTGAAAACCAAAAATACATTGTCACCTACAATGAAAATCTTTCCGAAAACGAAAGTTTCTTTTACTTTTCAACGGTCTTCGCAAACCTTGAACTTCAAACTCCGAAAATTTTAAAAATTTCTGAAGACCGTAAATTATATATTCAGGAATTTGTTGGGCAAAATACATTATCGGAAATTATTGCCAACGAAGGACAAACTGATCGCGTTGAAAAATTGGTTAAAAAGGCACTGCGACAACTGGCTGAATTGCAAAAAAAAACCGAAAACCTCATCGATTACTCGAAAACTTTTGAATATACCGAATATGATGAATTGGCCATCACCAATGATTTATTTTATTTCAAAAGTTTTATCGCCGATGTTTTGGAAATCCCATATCATAAATCAACATTATTAAACGAATTTAAAAATCTTACAGATAAGATCGAAAATTTAGGCCCGCACGGAATTATGATTCGCGATTTTCAGTCCCGCAATATTATGGTCAATGAGAAAAACGAAGTATTTTTTATCGACTATCAATCAGCGATGAAGGGACCTTTGATGTATGATGTAATCTCATTTCTCTTTCAAGCAAAAGCAGATTTCTCTTCTGATTTCAAAAATAAAATGTTAGAATATTATTATTCTCTGTGGGAAGATATAGATAAATCAGTTCAACTAAAGGAATCGGTACCCTTAATTCAAATAATCCGCTTTATGCAGGTTTTAGGTGCTTACGGTTTTCGCGGGCTGATTCAGAGAAAAGAACATTTTTTAAAAAGTTTAGAGCAAGGCATTTTAAATCTTCAAAATTTCTGCAACTCTTGGGAAGAAATTCAACAATACCCGGAACTTCATCAGTTGATTCAAAACTTAAGTTCCCTGGAAACAAAACGTAAAATAGATGCAATACTTTCAAAATCTTAA